The DNA segment CCGTCTTGCGAGTGATAAGCAAGTTTGTGTGAAGCATCAACCTGCTCTCGCTTTTGCATTTGCCGCGGCGCTTGCCTACTCTATTGCTTCTGCCGCGAGCGCGGCACCTTCCACCTTCTCGCGCATGTTCGACGGCCAGTGCTTTGTAAATAAGCTATTCATACTCACTCCGCCGTACGCGACGCCCCCCGTGCCCGTAGCGGCGATAGCGCAACCCTGTGCCAACTCCATCGCTTTCGACCCGAGTGGCGTAATGGCCGTGACATCGGGCGGCGTATTCGGGAAGCTCTCGATTCGGCTGTACCATCCGCCGTATTCGGCGGCGTCGGTTCCCGCCGTGACGTTTACGCCCCGCCGACTCGTGCATCCCCGCGCGGCCGCGTGGGACGCTGACGGCAACCTCTGGGTGACCGACGACGAAAGCAATAGTATTTTCGAGTTTCGTCCGCCGTTTAGCAGCACGACGGAGGCGATTGCGACGTTGAAGGTCGCGACGCAGCCCGTCGATGTATTCGTGGATCGCGCGACGAAACTGATGTTCGTTACCGACGTGGGGGGCAATCATGCGTGCGAAAAGACGGCCTGTCACGTCTTCGTCCTTAAACCTCCCTATCTCGGAAGGCCGGTCGTCACGTGGACGTTCCCACACGCGCAACCCTACGTTGCGACGGTCGATTCGACTAATCGGCTTTTCGTGGAAATGGATCGCAGCGAAACGGCCGCAGATATCGACGTGTACGAGCCCCCATTTGCGGACGACGAAAAACCGGCGTTGGTTTTGCATCTCCGCGGCCCGGTGCGCGCGTTGGCATTCGATCCGCAGGGCAATCTCTTCGGGCAGCTACTCAAAACGGGAGGTCTCATCGAGTTTGCGGCGCCCATCGCCGGCAACCGCGCGGCGCCGACCGCATCGTTCGGATGTCCCAAAGGTGTCACGTGTAAATCCAAGAGCTGGGCGGGCTTAGCTTTCGGTCCGTGATCCCATCGCCGCGCGCTCCTATTTAGGCCTTAGCCAAAGAAAGGCTTTTTGCAAGAACGTCTTCGCGTAACTGTCGATGCAGTCGCCGTGAGCGACGATGACTTTGTCGAAATCCCACGATAGTATCTTGTCTAACGAGCGCCGCGCGAGTGACTTTGCAGTAAACGATAACCTGATGTCCCGTGGCACGCCGCCTTCGAGCACGCCGCCCAGGTTCATGAGCGCGTTTACCAAAGGGCGATTTTCTTGTGCAGAATAGTTTTGTATGAAATCCGCGAAGATTAGCGTACGCGATTTCTTGTGCAGGAACTCAACTTCATCCAGAAAGACGTTGCCCCGGAAGACGACCTGGTCGAGATCTTGCGCCCACTGCGCCGGCGATTCATCGCTTAGTTCGTTAGCAACCGGCATAGATCGGTGACGGCGTCGCATCGTCGGGGCCACCCAAACCGTCGCCGCCGGAAACGCAGCCCTCCAACTTGCGAGCCTCCACACGTGCAGCGGCGTTGGAGCAATCAGATGGCTTATCGGCGCGATCCGTCTAATCTCGTCCATCTCAGATCGCGTCGCTGCGATGGGGGAATTTATCCAAAGAGTGCCGTCGTTTAGTAAGACCACAATCATGCGCGTCGGAAGTCCAGATATTCGGTCCGAACTCCTCGATCGTCACGCCGAGAGTGCGCTCCGATAAGCAATCAAGAGGTCTCGTCGCGTCACTATTCCTACCAAACGATCCTCACCAGCGATGACGGGTAGCAACGGCGCGCGAGGATCCGCCATGAGTGTCGCAGCACGCTCGAGCGAGTCACTGGGAGAAAGGATGCCGCCGGCGGGCAGCACGATCGTCGCAACCAGCCGATCTCCATTGCCGGCGGCTAGCGCACGAGAGAGGTCTGCCAGATTCAGCACCCCCACGAAGCGGTCCCCATCGCACACCGGCACCGCCAATTCCGTATCCCCCTTCTCTTCGAGCGCGATGGATCGAATCGTTTGATTCGATTGAGCGATAAGCGGCGGCGTTCTCCCGACCTGTGATACGGAAATGCGTGCAAACACACGTGGCTTGCGGATGCGCTGCCAGTCGATGCCGCGTCGAAGCAGCTTACGTTCGTATATCGTCGATCCGAGCAGCCTTCGTCCGAGCAGCGCTGCAATGACGACAGCAACCATGAGCGGAAGAATAATCGTATAATCGTCGGACATTTCGAAGACGATCATAATCGCGGTAATCGGTGCCTCGGAAGCCGCGGCGAAGACTGCAGCCATTCCAACCAATCCGTACGCAGCCGCCGGACCCGTCCAGGCGGGAAACGCATGATGCGCCAGCGCTCCAAAGCCATCGCCTAAGAACGCGCCGGTAAACAGCGAGGGCGCGAACACGCCGCCGGAACCGCCGGCGCCGAGGGTCAGGGACGTGGCCACCGGTTTGAGCACGGCCAAGATGAATGCATGCGCGGCCGGAACGTGCGAGTAGAAGACCTGTTGAATCGGTCCATAGCCGACTCCGAAGATCTGCGGAAACCAGATGCCGATGACGCCGACCGCTCCGAAACCGATCGCTCCCTTAAGCCACTGGGGCAGCGCGAAACGCTCGAAACCATCTTCGAGTGCGTAGAGAAGATTCACAAATCCCATTGCCCATACGGCTGCGATGGCGCCGAGAACCGCGTACAGTACTAGCTCAACTGGAGAGACGAGCGCGAACCCGGCTGCCGAAAATGAGGGATGATTCCCCAGGAAAGAGCGCCCGATTACGGCCGCGATCACCGACGAAACGACGATGGCAGCAAAAGAGCGCGGCGCAAACTCGCCGAGAATCACCTCGGAAGCAAAGAACACGCCGCCGATGGGTGCGTTGAACGTTGCCGAGATGCCGGCCGCCGCACCGCAGGCAACCAGCGTGCGTACGATGGGAGCCGGGGCCCGCGATGCCTGTCCAAGCACCGAGCCAATTGCCGATCCTATTTGCACGATGGGCCCTTCGCGACCGCAGCTGCCGCCGAAGCCGATCGAGGTCGCCGACGCCAACGCTTTGACGGCGATAACGCGTGGCCGCATCATGCCGCCGCGCAACGCAACGGCTTCCATGACCTCCGGTACGCCGTGCCCTTTTGCTTCCGGCGCGAAGCGCGTCGCAACGAATGCAGCAATCGCACCGCCGAGAGCGAGTTGCAACACGACGCCAACGGATCCGACGTGGCGCGCAAAAAAAGCACCCACGACATCGAATGCAAGCCAGTTCTCTCCCGCTATCAGCGCTCGAAAGCCTACGGCGCCGAACCCGCCGCCAAGCCCCACCACGATTGCGGCGAGCACCATAAACGTGCTCTGCGAGATCGACGCGCTTCCGATTTTGACGATATAGCGCCCATCACCGGGTACGAAGCTGACCATACTTTCCGGCTTAGAGGAAACGCGAGTCGTAAGCGAGCGTGCTCAAGAGATCGGCAACCGCCTCACGCTCCTCGTCCGAGCGCACCAGCTCCGTGAAGCACTGCTCGAGGTGGTGCTGCACGATAAGGTGGCTAATGCCCTCGAGCGCCGCGCGAACGGCGAAAAGCTGCCGCAGCAGATCGATGCAGTGTGCGTCGGCGTCGATCATTCCGAGGATTCCCTCGACATGCCCACGGGCCGTCTTGAGCCGGAGTACCACCTTGGCCCGAGACTCATCGGAAAGCGGAACCGCGGCAACCCTCTTAGTCCTTTTCATTGGGAATACCCCATACCCCCTGGGTAGGGGGTATTCCTTGCTAGGGCGCCCAACAGGGGCTTTCATCATGGTTAAAGGCATCGCTTGGGCCTGCGCCCTTTTAACGTCGCTCGCGGTCGCCGTCGCGGCGGATCTCATTCAAGGAACGTTTGCGCTGCAGGGTGGTTCCGTCAGCACGGTGGGCTATCTGAAAGCCGTGGAGATCCATCGTGACCCGTTGGCCCTTCACCTCGATACCTGGCTGACGCCGCGAGGATCAGACACCCCAATCAGATCCTATGGGATCGATATGACAAAGCGCTTGCATATGATCATCGTTACCGACGATTTCCGAACGTTTTTGCACGTTCATCCGACGCTGCAATCCGACGGACACTTCCTACTCGATCAGACACTCCCTCGGGTTGCGCTCTATCACATATACTCCGATACCCAACCGACCAGCCGCACAAAGCAGGTGTTTCGCTTCGACCTTGGCGCCGGCACTTCAGTTCCTGCGGCGGCTCGCGACCTCAGCGAACGCGCACTCGCAGTAAAGGCCGGTCCGTATTGGGTGCGACTGTCCTCAAATACATTAGTGGCCGGAAGTGAAGCGCACATCGTAATTCACATCCTCAAGAATGGCGAACCCGCCACCGACCTGCACCCGTATCTCGGCGCGGCGGCGCACGCGGTATTTCTCAACGCGCGCGATCTGAGCTACGTTCACGCTCATCCTATGCCGATCCGCACGACCGCCGGCATGCACGGGCACTTGACGGAAACAGACATGATGCAGATGCCGCCGACCGCAGTATCCCCGCCTAACATGATGCTGCACGTCGCCTTAAGCGAACCCGGAATATATAAGCTCTGGCTGCAATTTCATGGTGGAACGCAGCTCTACGTCGCCGAGTTCGTGATTACGGCCTCGTGACGTCCCGTAGGCGCTAGACACCCGGAGCGAAAGACGCGGACTTTCGACGGGAGCACGGGTGCGGGGAACGACTGAGGGCAAACGAACGTACTCTACGATATGCAACTTATGCGTTTTGCCTTCTCCGCTTTGGCGACGGCCACGCTAGCCTCGTGCGGCCCTGCCTCCCTCGCGCCCCGCGGCGCGACGCAGCCGGGATTCTCTGCCGCCTCCGATTTTGCCGGTCGCTCGGCGCGTGCGCGCGATTGCGGACTCGCGGAGCAGCCCCTACCGGGGAAGTACGCGATCCTGCGCGTCGATGGCCAACTCGCCTTCAAGAAATTCGTCGGATCCGGCGTCTGGGAGTACGGCACGGTAACGCCGTCCGCCGAACCGGCGCCGACCTCCGAACCAAGCCCGCCGCCAACCGCGGTGTACGTGTACGTCGGGCGTTATCATCTTACGAAGTTCCACCAGGACGGCTGCGCGTATCTCATCACGACGCAAAGCGGTAAGGCGATCGACGGCGCCAATAACGGCATGTTCGATGGCGCTCCCCGCTTCGCGCACGAGTCCTTCACGATCGCGGCGACGAGCGGGGGCAGGCTTCGCGTCGACCTTGAGATGACCGAGAAGGGCGGCACGGGCACGCTCGCCCTCTCGGACGGGAGCACCGGTACCGTGAGATTCGACCGGCGTGAGGTTGAATCGGATGGCATCACGGAGGCGATGCATCCCGACTTCTCGTTCTCGTGCGATCCCACGGCGTATCAATATAAGACGCTGCAGACGGCGAAGCCGGGAACGTCGCGCGGATTCGGGTTCACGCCGAAAAACCCCGGCGCGGACTACCGGCTGCGGTTCAGTTTTTGCACGACCGAGAATTCGTATCTGACGGCGAACGAAGTGACAAGCACGCAGAGCTATGCATTCTCGCACGGCGCACTCGACTATCGGTTGACCGGCACCTTCAGCACGGGTGTCGATTGGGCTCACCGACCAGACGTCGTCGTATGGGAAGAAGCCTACCGCTTCGACGGCACGCGCGACAACCTGAGCGACATTCTCCTAGCGCTAGTTCGCGTGCGTTAAAGACCGCGGAACGATCCAGCTGCAGTTGCGTCATGCGGCCGAATCGTGTACGAGAGAGTTAAGAGGCCGCAAGGTGCTACACCCTGCGGCCTTGATGCGCTTGTGCCGTTTAGTGTACTGCCGCTACCTAGCGTAATCTACATCACGAACGCGTCGCTCAACGCGACGTGCCGCCGCGTCCGAATCGTGCCTATTGAACTCGACCGATCTCGTTGATCGCTCGCTTGCTTGACAAAGCAATAGAGTCCGCGCATGTTTCTCTTCTGCGCGCTATCTGAAATGGAGTCGATAATGGACGAAGTACAAGTTGAGCAGTCGAGTTATCGGATGCCACCCCAAGACGGGTTTACGATTACGCACTTTCTTACCGTTGCCGACCTCGAACGCTCTATGAATTTCTACGCAACCGTCTTCGGTGGCGAGATCGTGAGCCGCGGCGATGGAAACGCTCCGCCGTACATCAGAATCGCCAACACCTGGCTCATCATAAACGTTGGAGGCGGACCGACTCCGGACAAACCGACCGTTACGCTCCGAACGCCCGATCCCAATCTGATAAGTAGTTTCATGAATATCCGCGTCGCCGATATTCAGGCGTGCTACACACTTTGGAAAAGCCGCGGAGCGACGTTCCTAACCGAACCGATTGCGAAGTATGGTGAGATTCGCTGTTACATCCGTGATCCTGACGGTTATATCATCGAGGTCGGGCAAAGCACCGATCTTCCCTACGGTTAACGCTCGGCCGGGATCACTCTAAAAAGAATAGGAGTAATAGCATGCGTTCAAAAACAAGCGGCGTCAAACGCGGTCGATTTCTTGCCACGAGCGCGGCAGCGGTCGGTGCCGCCGCGGCGAGCTACTCCTTTGCATCGGCGCAAATGGAAGTGGCTGCAACGACGAACGGCGCCGGCAAGCCTAGCATAGTTTTCTGTCATGGCCTTTGGGCCGACGGGTCGTGTTTTACCAAAGTGATGGGGCCGCTGCAAGCGCAAGGCTACGATTGCATCGCTGCACAGTACCCGCTCAACACACCCGAAAACGACGTCACCTTTGCCAAGTGGGCGATGGACGTGGTGGACGGTCCGATCGTGCTCGTTGGACATTCATACGGCGGCGCGGTGATTACGGCCGCCGGAACCGACCCGCGCGTGAAAGCCCTCGTTTATATCAACGCGCTTGCTCCCGATACCGCTGCCGGAGAGACGTCGCAGAGCATACAGCAGAAGTTTCCGACGACCGACGTGCTCAAGCACATCAAGGTCGTCGACGGACGTATCTGGCTGACCAAAGAAGGCCTACAGTATTTTTGCGGCGATCTCCCGGCAGCTGAGCAGCAGCTCGTGTGGGCGACACAAGGCGCGCCGGCTGCCAACATCTTCGCGCACGATGCGCCCGGCGTTGCGTGGAAGACCAAACCGAGTTGGTACATCGTCGGAAAGAAGGATCACACCGTCAACCCGGAACTTGAACGCTTTCTTGCGAAACGCATGAATGCCAAGACGACCGAACTCGATTCGAGTCACGTTCCGATGCTCTCGCAACCAGACCGCGTGGTCGAAATAATTCTCAGCGCTGCGCGGTCGGCGTAGAAGTCGGATTAAGGTGGTCGCCTTACGATGAGTTGCCGGGCGGCGGCGCGGTCCGCGCCGGTTATTCGTGTGACGTATGCCCCAACGAACGCATCGAACTCGTCAACGCACGCGTAACGGGAAGCGGGCCGCAATTGCGGAAAGCAAACATTCGACGGCGGTTGCGGCATCGTCTATTCGTTGTCGCCGGCAAAAAACGGTTCGTACGTCGAGTCCATCATTCACCGGTTTGGACCGTTCTCGGATGGACAAAACGCCGCCAACATAACCTACTATAACGGCACGATCTACGGCATTACCGTTGCGGGCGGTGTCGACAACGCATCCTGTCTTAGTCCCCAAGGAGCTTTTGGCCAAAACCCGCACCGCGTGGGGTGCGGTACGATATATAGCGTAAAACCCCACGGTAGAGATTTTCGAGTCTTATATCGATTCCAAGGCAACGCCGACGGGAATTGGCCGCTGGCAGGGCTGGTTGTGTCGAACGGCTCGCTGTACGGCACAACGCTATTGGGAGGCAAGTTCGGCGCGGGCGTCGCGTACAAACTTACGCCGTAATCTCCGTAACTCCAGCCTGGCATGGCTTAGCGAGGCTCTCGAAGCATTTGTTGGTCCTACACGCAGTGCCTGACACTTGCAGTCGTCGCCCGTCACATCAGTAATTGTCCGGCGGACGCAGCGACGGGGCCTTGCTTACAAAAAATGACGGCGGGTACGGAGCCGGGATGCTTTTGTAGGGTCGAGGAGCGATCGTGAAGTCAAAGCTGTCGAGCAAACTGTTGGCCCGCGCATCGGTGTAACCGGCACTTTGCGTACCGAGGGCCGGCAAGCTGAAAACCTGCTCGACGAACTTCAGAACGCTGCCGAACTCGTACACAGTGTGGACGACATGCGGCTGAACGTAGGGCGAAATGATCAAACACGGCACGCGAATGGACAAGCCGCGAAAATCTTTCTGCGGCGGCGCCGCATCGTCGAACCAGCCGCCCCAGTCGTCCCACACGACGACGATCGCGGTCGTCTTCCACGCGCTCGACGCGCCGATTGCGTTAACGACGGCGGATACCCACGACGGACCGTAAGCCGTTCCATAGTCGGGGTGATCGGACCAGTTAGCGTCGGGGATTACCCACGATACGCCGGCGAGCTTTCCGTTCGCCGCATCGCTGAGAATTTGCGTCGGCGGTGAAATCACGCGGTTGGTCCAATCCGAACTATAACGCACCTTCTTGATGGCATCGAACGACGACCACGTGCTTCCGCCCGACTGTGAAATCTTTGGCGCGTAATACTTCCACGAAACGCCGGCGGCATCGAGCGTATCGGCCATCGTCCTAAACTGCGTAAAACAGGGCGCATATGGCTGACCGAATTGCTCGACCCGATTGGCGTTGTAGGTCGCCGTCTTCGTGCCGGCCGGCGCATCGCAACCCCACGGAAGCGCCGTCGGCACGTCGGCCTCCGACAGCGTTGGGGTAAGATCCGCCGTTCCCGCGATCAGCGTGAGGTGCGCCGTAAAGCTAGCACCCCATAACGTGGGAAACATGTTATCCGCGAGCACGTATTGCTGCGCCATCGTCCAATACGGCGCAGTTTGGCTGCGCTGAACGTAGGAATAGGGATATTTCCCGGCGAGCGCTCCGTTCGTCGACTTCTCCAGATCGAACTTGTCCATCTTGCCGTTGTCCCAGTCGCCAATCGCCGTTTTCAAATAGTGGTCCAAGTACCGCTGTTGAAACGGAATTTGCTGCAGCGTGACCTTCGTGCCGTCGTGGAGATAGCCGTACGTATGTGCGTCGGCATTCGGATAACCGGCGAAGAGATTGTCGAAGCTGCGATTCTCTTGCACGATGATGACGACGTGCTTGATGTAGGTACCGGCGGCAGCGGTCG comes from the Candidatus Baltobacteraceae bacterium genome and includes:
- a CDS encoding alpha/beta hydrolase — its product is MRSKTSGVKRGRFLATSAAAVGAAAASYSFASAQMEVAATTNGAGKPSIVFCHGLWADGSCFTKVMGPLQAQGYDCIAAQYPLNTPENDVTFAKWAMDVVDGPIVLVGHSYGGAVITAAGTDPRVKALVYINALAPDTAAGETSQSIQQKFPTTDVLKHIKVVDGRIWLTKEGLQYFCGDLPAAEQQLVWATQGAPAANIFAHDAPGVAWKTKPSWYIVGKKDHTVNPELERFLAKRMNAKTTELDSSHVPMLSQPDRVVEIILSAARSA
- a CDS encoding chloride channel protein — protein: MVSFVPGDGRYIVKIGSASISQSTFMVLAAIVVGLGGGFGAVGFRALIAGENWLAFDVVGAFFARHVGSVGVVLQLALGGAIAAFVATRFAPEAKGHGVPEVMEAVALRGGMMRPRVIAVKALASATSIGFGGSCGREGPIVQIGSAIGSVLGQASRAPAPIVRTLVACGAAAGISATFNAPIGGVFFASEVILGEFAPRSFAAIVVSSVIAAVIGRSFLGNHPSFSAAGFALVSPVELVLYAVLGAIAAVWAMGFVNLLYALEDGFERFALPQWLKGAIGFGAVGVIGIWFPQIFGVGYGPIQQVFYSHVPAAHAFILAVLKPVATSLTLGAGGSGGVFAPSLFTGAFLGDGFGALAHHAFPAWTGPAAAYGLVGMAAVFAAASEAPITAIMIVFEMSDDYTIILPLMVAVVIAALLGRRLLGSTIYERKLLRRGIDWQRIRKPRVFARISVSQVGRTPPLIAQSNQTIRSIALEEKGDTELAVPVCDGDRFVGVLNLADLSRALAAGNGDRLVATIVLPAGGILSPSDSLERAATLMADPRAPLLPVIAGEDRLVGIVTRRDLLIAYRSALSA
- a CDS encoding choice-of-anchor tandem repeat GloVer-containing protein — encoded protein: MSPAKNGSYVESIIHRFGPFSDGQNAANITYYNGTIYGITVAGGVDNASCLSPQGAFGQNPHRVGCGTIYSVKPHGRDFRVLYRFQGNADGNWPLAGLVVSNGSLYGTTLLGGKFGAGVAYKLTP
- a CDS encoding alkaline phosphatase family protein, with translation MQPRYWPYVAALCLAGCAGAHPPNTLAGNDGVVPSAPQARLTTAAAGTYIKHVVIIVQENRSFDNLFAGYPNADAHTYGYLHDGTKVTLQQIPFQQRYLDHYLKTAIGDWDNGKMDKFDLEKSTNGALAGKYPYSYVQRSQTAPYWTMAQQYVLADNMFPTLWGASFTAHLTLIAGTADLTPTLSEADVPTALPWGCDAPAGTKTATYNANRVEQFGQPYAPCFTQFRTMADTLDAAGVSWKYYAPKISQSGGSTWSSFDAIKKVRYSSDWTNRVISPPTQILSDAANGKLAGVSWVIPDANWSDHPDYGTAYGPSWVSAVVNAIGASSAWKTTAIVVVWDDWGGWFDDAAPPQKDFRGLSIRVPCLIISPYVQPHVVHTVYEFGSVLKFVEQVFSLPALGTQSAGYTDARANSLLDSFDFTIAPRPYKSIPAPYPPSFFVSKAPSLRPPDNY
- a CDS encoding DUF4336 domain-containing protein, producing MIVVLLNDGTLWINSPIAATRSEMDEIRRIAPISHLIAPTPLHVWRLASWRAAFPAATVWVAPTMRRRHRSMPVANELSDESPAQWAQDLDQVVFRGNVFLDEVEFLHKKSRTLIFADFIQNYSAQENRPLVNALMNLGGVLEGGVPRDIRLSFTAKSLARRSLDKILSWDFDKVIVAHGDCIDSYAKTFLQKAFLWLRPK
- a CDS encoding metal-sensing transcriptional repressor; the protein is MRSAATATASDVKRAQAQAMPLTMMKAPVGRPSKEYPLPRGYGVFPMKRTKRVAAVPLSDESRAKVVLRLKTARGHVEGILGMIDADAHCIDLLRQLFAVRAALEGISHLIVQHHLEQCFTELVRSDEEREAVADLLSTLAYDSRFL
- a CDS encoding VOC family protein, whose protein sequence is MDEVQVEQSSYRMPPQDGFTITHFLTVADLERSMNFYATVFGGEIVSRGDGNAPPYIRIANTWLIINVGGGPTPDKPTVTLRTPDPNLISSFMNIRVADIQACYTLWKSRGATFLTEPIAKYGEIRCYIRDPDGYIIEVGQSTDLPYG